Proteins encoded within one genomic window of Oncorhynchus masou masou isolate Uvic2021 chromosome 1, UVic_Omas_1.1, whole genome shotgun sequence:
- the dkk3a gene encoding dickkopf-related protein 3a: MLYFSLLTLSLTSIHGILLPESARPVDLDINQIPEDNMAQGHTTLNDMLEDVEQLMEDTHNKLDGSVHQMDNESAKSSLHPNNLPSNYHNDSTSESVVENQSIHTIETVHKETDNRTEETHITRTVIQSSGKENNINHECIIDEDCEKGKYCRYETHRSKCLTCKALDVPCKKNEECCTGQLCVWGQCSQNATKGEAGSICQYQNDCSPDLCCAFHKALQFPVCTAKPIERERCHGSPNHLMELLSWDIAGQGSREHCPCAGDLQCQHLGRGSLCLKRQNSSEEDLTDTLYSEIDYIV, encoded by the exons ATGTTGTATTTCTCTCTTCTAACCCTGAGCCTAACGTCTATCCATGGCATCCTCCTTCCTGAATCTGCCAGGCCCGTGGATTTGGACATCAACCAGATCCCTGAGGATAATATGGCACAAGGGCACACGACATTAAACGACATGTTGGAGGATGTAGAGCAACTGATGGAGGACACGCATAATAAACTGGATGGCTCGGTGCACCAG ATGGACAATGAGAGTGCCAAGTCCAGCTTGCATCCCAATAACCTTCCCTCAAATTATCACAACGATAGCACTTCTGAGAGTGTGGTTGAAAACCAATCCATTCACACCATAGAGACAGTACACAAG gagacagacaacagaacagaagagaccCACATCACCAGAACAGTTATCCAGTCCAGTGGCAAGGAAAATAATATTAATCAT GAGTGTATCATTGATGAGGATTGTGAGAAGGGGAAATATTGCCGGTATGAGACGCACCGATCCAAGTGTCTAACCTGCAAAGCCCTCGACGTG ccctgCAAAAAGAATGAGGAGTGCTGTACaggacagctgtgtgtgtggggccaGTGCAGCCAGAACGCCACTAAGGGGGAAGCTGGCAGCATCTGCCAATACCAGAACGACTGCAGCCCAGACCTCTGCTGTGCTTTCCATAAAG CCCTGCAGTTCCCTGTGTGCACGGCCAAGCCAATAGAGCGTGAGCGCTGTCATGGCTCCCCCAACCACCTTATGGAGCTGCTGTCCTGGGACATAGCGGGCCAGGGATCAAGGGAACACTGTCCCTGTGCTGGGGACCTCCAGTGCCAACATCTCGG CCGAGGCTCCCTGTGTCTGAAAAGACAGAACTCGAGTGAAGAGGACCTGACAGACACACTTTATTCAGAAATCGACTATATTGTCTAG